In Acaryochloris sp. CCMEE 5410, the following proteins share a genomic window:
- the istB gene encoding IS21-like element helper ATPase IstB produces the protein MLDHWEAIEHQAVQQHWSYARFLLELCYLEADRRAQGRLQRALAEAQLPSAKSFTNFEFDHCPDFNPAPLMQLVEDTAWLERAQNCLIFGPSGTGKTHLAISVTRRSIELGKRAKFFAATALVQLLQDAKLQLQLHPLLKKLDRYDLLVLDDIGYVKKSEAETSVLFELIAHRYERKSLLITANQPFSQWDHIFTDSMMTVAAIDRLVHHGVIIEVQAESYRRQAAAQRSTKATAK, from the coding sequence ATGCTCGACCATTGGGAAGCTATCGAGCATCAAGCTGTGCAACAACACTGGTCCTATGCCAGATTTTTGCTCGAATTGTGCTACCTGGAAGCCGACAGAAGGGCGCAGGGTCGTCTCCAAAGAGCCCTCGCCGAAGCCCAACTGCCAAGCGCAAAAAGTTTTACCAACTTTGAGTTTGACCATTGCCCTGACTTTAATCCGGCCCCGTTAATGCAATTGGTTGAGGATACAGCTTGGTTAGAGCGAGCCCAGAACTGCCTGATCTTCGGGCCATCGGGGACAGGGAAAACGCATTTAGCGATTAGTGTGACCCGTCGCAGCATTGAGCTAGGCAAGCGGGCCAAATTCTTTGCTGCCACTGCGCTCGTGCAACTGCTGCAGGATGCCAAATTACAGCTACAGTTGCATCCGCTACTTAAAAAGCTCGACCGCTATGACTTGCTGGTGCTCGATGATATTGGCTATGTCAAAAAGTCGGAGGCGGAAACCTCGGTACTCTTTGAGTTGATTGCCCACCGCTATGAACGTAAGAGTTTGTTGATTACGGCCAATCAGCCCTTCAGCCAGTGGGATCATATCTTCACAGATTCGATGATGACGGTGGCCGCTATCGATAGGCTCGTTCACCATGGGGTGATCATTGAGGTGCAAGCAGAAAGTTATCGTCGGCAGGCTGCGGCCCAACGGAGCACTAAAGCAACCGCCAAATGA
- a CDS encoding transposase, whose product MFLPPYSPDLSPIELCWSKLKQLLRSAKARTRGALDQALSQIINECISDDDALGWFAHCGLFI is encoded by the coding sequence GTGTTTTTGCCCCCTTACTCCCCCGACCTTTCACCCATTGAGCTATGTTGGTCAAAACTCAAGCAACTGTTGCGATCAGCTAAAGCTCGAACCAGAGGAGCACTTGATCAAGCGTTAAGCCAGATTATCAATGAGTGCATTTCCGATGATGATGCCCTTGGCTGGTTCGCTCACTGTGGCTTATTCATCTGA
- a CDS encoding NACHT domain-containing NTPase → MLEFLLQEVLKIAVKKAGDAAPEKLEDLKRKFHDPTKKYMETYLKRHGQIQVLGMSKAMSLEDVFTKVRILDAETVKPFVSVENMEKAQREANRRGFSQEYCEPENGMDVANAEASLCVLGGPGIGKTTYLRKIGLEALHGKNGQYKHDKIPVFLELKNFTSEELNLKVSIVQEFETCGFPEASEFTDTALKAGSLLILLDGLDEVY, encoded by the coding sequence ATGCTTGAATTCTTGCTCCAAGAAGTACTCAAGATTGCAGTAAAAAAGGCTGGTGATGCCGCTCCTGAGAAATTGGAGGATCTAAAGCGCAAGTTCCATGATCCTACTAAGAAATACATGGAGACATATCTAAAGCGACATGGACAGATCCAGGTATTGGGCATGTCAAAAGCAATGTCCTTAGAAGATGTTTTTACAAAAGTGCGGATACTGGATGCTGAGACGGTTAAGCCATTTGTGTCCGTTGAGAATATGGAAAAAGCTCAACGTGAAGCTAATCGGCGTGGATTCTCTCAGGAATATTGTGAACCGGAAAACGGGATGGATGTGGCTAATGCTGAAGCATCCCTATGTGTCTTGGGAGGGCCAGGAATCGGCAAAACGACTTACCTTAGAAAGATAGGGCTTGAAGCCTTACACGGCAAGAATGGTCAATATAAACATGACAAAATTCCCGTTTTTCTGGAGCTAAAGAATTTTACCAGCGAAGAACTAAACCTTAAAGTCTCGATTGTCCAAGAATTTGAAACCTGTGGTTTTCCTGAAGCCTCAGAATTCACAGATACAGCTCTCAAAGCTGGTAGTCTGCTTATCCTCCTAGATGGCTTGGATGAAGTATATTAG
- a CDS encoding IS1096 element passenger TnpR family protein, whose amino-acid sequence MNKNYGVDIPEVKLITFPRTEADQASPPKSIPRGRPPQIPTPMDIRWPMVQEFLRNSNLSPNSQKLYERELKRFLGWTHFRWSDLTLRHLGQYKAYLMELKVAEGKTLSKNSLNSALTALKSFFKWLTQFHPELCPTNPTKGVKFEKVPLPPAQNLTPEEMARVWDAIAQREQTQLRDLALVQLLSHNLRAGEVVAANVGSFDGRLISITKTKNNQPRLVPLSAEGQRVVQDYLDWRQERGEALSAESPLILSHHQGWEGQRLSYHGVYFAVEDIGRLAELPDLHPHQFRHTSATEYLRMGLDPAHARRLTGHTDERTFRRYTVAAEQEAAISAFYRAEAEGQPLVYAQSLDRKQRQLLEALAEMTGKSPLYQDDLDEGMIDFAQLWQENLWELERLVADVRALPEKLGMAGFVTNERQSISLEERVLRGEIPTDEALGLDAVVEESSDCPQVSFVESSLQVVHLGMKLWVKGKKKGKVRKAIEERVLDQFQMIKPKPRGIQYELMFVFDKEDDLSQIVAQMRWDMDLLAELDDCSVEVKWLDEVPWEMGQQGIATETGTPLNAVSSIYQLKITLLGVRPQVWRRFQVPETMTLTQLHSVIQVVMGWEGYHLHQFSESEDETLTLVELLGDDLFSFGYTYDFGDMWQHEIEVEKRLASKPGQDYPVCLVGKRACPPEDCGGDWGYAHLLRVLKNPRHSQYEERMEWVGSDFDPKVFDLEGVNQVLRELEDEIVGYDN is encoded by the coding sequence ATGAACAAGAATTATGGGGTAGATATTCCTGAAGTCAAACTCATCACCTTTCCAAGGACGGAAGCAGATCAAGCATCGCCTCCGAAATCCATCCCTAGAGGCAGACCACCACAGATTCCCACGCCGATGGATATCCGATGGCCGATGGTTCAGGAGTTCCTACGTAACAGCAATTTATCTCCCAATTCCCAAAAGCTCTATGAGAGGGAGCTAAAACGTTTCTTGGGCTGGACCCATTTTCGATGGTCGGATCTGACGCTTCGGCACCTGGGCCAGTACAAAGCCTACCTGATGGAGCTAAAGGTCGCTGAAGGAAAGACGCTTTCCAAAAATAGTCTCAATAGTGCATTGACGGCCCTCAAAAGTTTCTTCAAATGGCTGACCCAGTTTCACCCGGAGCTATGCCCCACCAATCCCACCAAAGGGGTGAAGTTTGAAAAGGTGCCTTTGCCCCCGGCCCAGAATCTAACCCCGGAGGAAATGGCGCGAGTCTGGGATGCGATCGCACAGCGGGAACAGACCCAATTGCGTGACCTGGCCCTTGTGCAACTGCTCAGTCATAACCTTCGAGCGGGGGAAGTGGTAGCTGCCAATGTGGGGTCTTTTGATGGCCGCTTGATTAGTATTACCAAAACAAAGAATAACCAACCTCGGCTCGTACCCCTTTCAGCAGAGGGTCAGCGGGTGGTTCAGGATTATCTAGATTGGCGACAGGAACGAGGGGAAGCGTTATCGGCTGAGTCTCCGTTGATTCTATCCCACCACCAAGGCTGGGAAGGGCAGCGTCTCAGCTATCATGGGGTCTATTTCGCCGTGGAAGATATCGGCAGATTAGCGGAACTCCCCGATCTTCACCCCCATCAGTTTCGACATACGAGTGCGACTGAATATCTGAGAATGGGGTTAGACCCAGCCCATGCCCGACGATTAACGGGCCATACGGATGAGCGAACCTTTCGGCGATATACGGTGGCGGCAGAACAAGAGGCTGCAATCTCTGCGTTTTACCGGGCAGAAGCGGAGGGGCAACCCTTAGTCTATGCCCAGTCGTTGGACCGGAAGCAGCGTCAATTACTGGAGGCATTAGCAGAGATGACGGGGAAGTCTCCCCTGTACCAAGACGATTTGGATGAGGGGATGATTGATTTTGCTCAGCTCTGGCAGGAGAACTTATGGGAACTTGAGCGGTTGGTGGCTGATGTGCGGGCTTTGCCAGAAAAGCTAGGAATGGCAGGTTTTGTGACAAATGAACGACAGTCGATATCGCTAGAAGAACGGGTTCTGCGTGGCGAAATACCCACCGATGAAGCGCTAGGGCTAGATGCTGTCGTCGAAGAATCTTCAGACTGTCCCCAGGTAAGCTTTGTGGAGAGTTCTCTTCAAGTCGTTCATTTGGGCATGAAGCTATGGGTTAAGGGTAAGAAAAAAGGCAAAGTCAGGAAAGCGATTGAGGAGCGGGTGCTCGATCAGTTTCAGATGATTAAGCCAAAACCCAGGGGAATTCAATACGAGCTGATGTTTGTCTTTGATAAAGAGGATGACCTATCGCAGATTGTTGCCCAGATGCGCTGGGATATGGATCTACTGGCTGAGTTAGATGACTGTTCAGTGGAGGTGAAGTGGTTGGACGAGGTTCCTTGGGAGATGGGACAACAAGGTATTGCTACTGAGACAGGGACACCATTGAATGCAGTATCCAGCATCTATCAATTAAAAATCACGCTGTTGGGCGTCCGGCCCCAAGTCTGGCGGCGGTTTCAAGTCCCAGAGACGATGACACTCACCCAACTTCATTCAGTGATTCAAGTCGTGATGGGGTGGGAAGGTTACCATCTGCACCAGTTCTCGGAGAGCGAAGACGAAACTCTCACATTGGTGGAACTGCTCGGAGATGACCTATTCTCATTCGGCTATACATACGATTTTGGAGATATGTGGCAGCACGAAATTGAGGTGGAGAAAAGGTTAGCAAGTAAGCCTGGGCAAGACTATCCAGTGTGTCTGGTCGGGAAGCGGGCCTGTCCACCGGAAGACTGTGGTGGGGACTGGGGATATGCCCATCTGCTGAGGGTTCTGAAGAATCCCCGACATTCACAGTATGAGGAAAGAATGGAATGGGTTGGCAGCGATTTTGACCCGAAAGTGTTTGATCTGGAGGGGGTGAATCAAGTACTGAGGGAGCTTGAGGATGAGATAGTGGGGTACGACAATTAA